In a single window of the Christensenella timonensis genome:
- a CDS encoding CD1107 family mobile element protein: protein MRMKRKHRITINILLVLIIVIIAMLAMPTVAAAQADDPAAGTPTAEPIPTATAETTAHSATPPSTATASTTSAEQDGGGSSTDKDEAPEKEFFTIETKSGKVFYLIVDNKKTSDNVFLLTEVTENDLLNFTEDEQEKNIFGGATTQPTPTTEPSSEASASAQAENPAPTAEPEQQPASNNTIMMIGVVVVIALVGVIAFAVKKRKAKQALGSMDDIEDYADDFEDENDPDDFEDETKNDQEDSE, encoded by the coding sequence ATGAGGATGAAAAGAAAACATAGAATCACAATCAATATTTTGCTGGTGCTTATTATCGTTATCATTGCCATGCTTGCAATGCCGACAGTGGCAGCCGCCCAAGCGGACGACCCCGCGGCAGGAACGCCAACCGCGGAGCCGATACCAACGGCGACGGCAGAGACAACAGCCCACAGCGCAACCCCACCCAGCACGGCGACGGCAAGCACGACCAGCGCGGAGCAGGACGGCGGCGGTAGCTCTACGGACAAAGACGAAGCCCCGGAAAAAGAATTTTTCACGATTGAAACCAAGAGCGGCAAAGTGTTCTATTTGATCGTGGACAATAAGAAAACGTCTGATAATGTTTTCCTGCTTACCGAAGTAACGGAAAACGACCTTTTGAACTTTACCGAGGACGAGCAGGAAAAAAATATTTTTGGCGGGGCAACGACGCAGCCGACCCCTACCACAGAGCCGTCATCCGAAGCATCGGCAAGCGCACAAGCTGAAAATCCGGCACCCACAGCCGAGCCGGAACAACAACCCGCCAGTAATAATACTATTATGATGATCGGTGTGGTTGTTGTGATTGCTTTGGTGGGCGTGATCGCATTTGCGGTTAAGAAGCGCAAGGCAAAACAAGCGTTGGGCAGTATGGACGATATCGAGGACTACGCAGACGATTTTGAGGATGAAAACGACCCGGACGACTTCGAGGACGAAACCAAAAACGATCAGGAGGATAGCGAGTGA